A window from Mycobacteriales bacterium encodes these proteins:
- a CDS encoding DHA2 family efflux MFS transporter permease subunit: protein MTETGTSAAPVEGAEPDHGTTKWWTLVAVCLGTFMLLLDITIVNVALPDIQTALGASFSGLQWVVDAYALTLAALLLTAGSLADLYGRRRLYVVGLAVFTLASLLCGVAGSTLILQLSRGLQGVGGAIMFSVSLALLADAFRGKERGTAFGVWGAITGLAVAIGPLLGGALTSGLSWRWIFLVNLPLGVIAIVIAATRVAESRAPRARRPDWVGFALFTLALASLVYGLIESNQRTFSDGRVLGFLIAAAVLMAAFLVVEWRGRQPMFDLSLFRLPTFTGGSVAAFGMSASIFALLLYLVLYVQDVLGYSALGTGLRLLVLSGGTLATSTLAGRLSSRVPVRLLIGPGLLLVGIGLLLMRGLDATSSWTHLIPGLIVAGAGIGMVNPPLASTAVGVVRPQQAGMASGINSTFRQVGIATGIALLGTLFSSRVQGYVLDHVAAVPGLAGKGETLATAIRSGDVGPALGSLPASSRGPAAQIATAAFAAGLNRILLVAAIIALASAVVAFVAIRTKDFVQHDPGRA, encoded by the coding sequence AGACCGGCACCAGTGCCGCACCGGTGGAGGGCGCGGAGCCCGACCACGGGACCACGAAGTGGTGGACGCTGGTGGCGGTCTGCCTCGGCACGTTCATGCTGTTGCTGGACATCACGATCGTCAACGTCGCGCTGCCGGACATCCAGACGGCGCTGGGGGCGAGCTTCTCCGGCCTGCAGTGGGTCGTCGACGCGTACGCCCTGACGCTGGCGGCGTTGCTGCTCACCGCCGGCAGCCTGGCCGACCTCTACGGGCGGCGCCGGCTCTACGTCGTCGGGCTGGCCGTGTTCACCCTGGCCTCGCTGCTCTGCGGGGTCGCCGGGTCCACGCTGATCCTCCAGCTCTCCCGCGGCCTGCAGGGCGTCGGCGGCGCGATCATGTTCTCGGTCTCGCTGGCGCTGCTCGCGGACGCCTTCCGGGGCAAGGAGCGGGGCACCGCGTTCGGCGTCTGGGGCGCGATCACCGGGCTGGCCGTCGCGATCGGCCCGCTGCTCGGCGGCGCGCTGACCTCGGGCCTGTCCTGGCGCTGGATCTTCCTGGTCAACCTGCCGCTCGGCGTGATCGCGATCGTCATCGCGGCGACCCGGGTGGCCGAGTCCCGGGCGCCGCGGGCCCGCCGGCCCGACTGGGTCGGCTTCGCGCTGTTCACCCTGGCGCTGGCGAGCCTCGTCTACGGCCTGATCGAGTCCAACCAGCGCACCTTCTCCGACGGCCGGGTGCTCGGCTTCCTGATCGCCGCGGCGGTGCTGATGGCCGCGTTCCTGGTCGTGGAGTGGCGCGGGCGGCAGCCGATGTTCGACCTGAGCCTGTTCCGGCTGCCGACCTTCACCGGCGGCTCGGTCGCGGCCTTCGGGATGAGCGCGTCGATCTTCGCGCTGCTGCTCTACCTCGTCCTCTACGTCCAGGACGTGCTCGGTTACAGCGCGCTCGGCACCGGCCTGCGGCTGCTGGTGCTCTCCGGCGGGACGCTGGCGACCTCGACCCTGGCCGGCCGGCTGTCCTCCCGGGTCCCGGTCCGGCTGCTCATCGGGCCGGGGCTGCTGCTGGTCGGCATCGGGCTGCTGCTCATGCGCGGGCTGGACGCGACCTCGAGCTGGACCCACCTCATCCCCGGCCTGATCGTCGCGGGCGCGGGCATCGGCATGGTCAACCCGCCGCTGGCCTCGACCGCGGTCGGCGTGGTCCGGCCGCAGCAGGCCGGCATGGCCTCGGGCATCAACTCGACCTTCCGCCAGGTCGGCATCGCCACCGGCATCGCGCTGCTGGGCACGCTGTTCTCCAGCCGGGTCCAGGGCTACGTGCTCGACCACGTCGCCGCCGTACCGGGGCTGGCCGGGAAGGGCGAGACGCTGGCCACCGCGATCCGCTCCGGCGACGTCGGCCCGGCGCTCGGCAGCCTGCCGGCCTCGTCCCGCGGACCGGCGGCGCAGATCGCCACCGCCGCGTTCGCGGCCGGGTTGAACCGCATCCTGCTCGTCGCGGCGATCATCGCGCTCGCCTCCGCGGTCGTGGCCTTCGTCGCGATCCGCACCAAGGACTTCGTCCAGCACGACCCCGGCCGGGCCTGA